Proteins encoded by one window of Thermus caldifontis:
- a CDS encoding SIR2 family NAD-dependent protein deacylase, translating into MELKEARSRLKKAQRVAVLTGAGISKPSGIPTFRDAEGLWKEFNPLDYATPEAYARDPERVWAWYAWRIAKVREARPNPAHLALVRLEEQVLSRGGAFLLVTQNVDGLHARAGSRNLVELHGNILRARCEACGHRFALPDPFTPPPFCPLCGHRARPDVVWFGEFLPEGAWERAEKAFAEADVALVVGTSAEVEPAASLGRIAYAGGAYLIEVNPEPTPLTPLAHLSLRMGAVEGLEALLHEDGPDPSASG; encoded by the coding sequence ATGGAACTAAAAGAGGCCCGGTCCAGGCTCAAGAAGGCCCAAAGGGTAGCGGTCCTGACGGGGGCAGGCATCTCCAAGCCCTCGGGCATCCCCACCTTCCGCGATGCCGAGGGGCTTTGGAAGGAGTTCAACCCCCTGGACTACGCCACCCCGGAGGCCTACGCCAGGGACCCGGAGAGGGTCTGGGCCTGGTACGCCTGGCGCATCGCCAAGGTGCGGGAGGCCAGGCCCAACCCCGCCCACCTGGCCCTGGTGCGCCTCGAGGAGCAGGTCCTCTCCCGGGGCGGGGCGTTTCTCCTGGTGACCCAGAACGTGGACGGCCTCCACGCCCGGGCGGGAAGCCGCAACCTGGTGGAGCTCCACGGCAATATCCTAAGGGCCCGGTGCGAGGCCTGCGGGCACCGTTTTGCCCTTCCCGATCCCTTCACCCCTCCCCCCTTCTGCCCCCTTTGTGGGCACAGGGCTCGGCCCGACGTGGTCTGGTTTGGGGAGTTCTTGCCGGAAGGAGCCTGGGAACGGGCGGAGAAAGCCTTTGCCGAGGCGGATGTGGCCCTGGTGGTGGGCACCAGCGCCGAGGTGGAGCCTGCCGCCTCCCTGGGCCGCATTGCCTATGCCGGCGGGGCTTACCTGATAGAGGTGAACCCCGAGCCCACCCCCCTTACCCCCTTGGCCCACCTCTCCTTGAGGATGGGAGCGGTGGAGGGCTTGGAGGCGCTTTTGCATGAGGACGGCCCTGATCCTTCGGCTTCTGGCTGA
- a CDS encoding NAD(P)H-hydrate dehydratase: MRLFTPEAMREADGKAVEMGYPSLLLMEWAGMKAAWVYRKLFGNRPAVVLAGKGNNGGDGLVLARHLFLGGVPVRVYAAEGQGGDALLVRQALLAQGLEIRPLEEALWNREEVLVDALFGTGLKGPLEGFYGGLVERMNASGLPILALDLPSGLPFFPHVRATATVAFAAFKPPHFLKREACGQLFLADIGLPRSLLQREDLPQIATPEGLLPLLPKRPLTAHKGSVGRVGIMGGFRGEGLRYAGAPVLAALGAYRMGAGLVHLVAPEGTPLEPLEAVFHPVPTPSLPSMRVEALAVGMGGGPWGREWALAALEARLPTVLDADALHLEVLEAYRKTGVPTVLTPHAGEAGRLLGVPAEEVAEDPIRAAQALAERTGLTVVLKGNPTVVAQGSRLSLNPTGNPALATGGTGDVLSGAIAALLAAGLAPFDAARLGVYLHGLAGDLLAEEKGVGLLAREVAEALPRARTALASGHSTLPLI, translated from the coding sequence TTGAGGCTCTTCACCCCCGAGGCCATGCGGGAAGCCGACGGGAAGGCGGTGGAAATGGGCTACCCTTCCCTCCTCCTCATGGAGTGGGCGGGGATGAAGGCGGCATGGGTCTACCGGAAGCTTTTTGGAAACCGGCCCGCCGTGGTCCTCGCTGGCAAGGGGAATAACGGGGGGGACGGGCTGGTCCTGGCCCGGCACCTCTTTTTGGGAGGGGTGCCGGTGCGGGTCTATGCGGCGGAAGGCCAAGGGGGGGATGCCCTCTTGGTCCGGCAAGCCCTTCTGGCTCAGGGGCTAGAGATCCGCCCCCTCGAGGAGGCCCTTTGGAACCGGGAGGAGGTTCTGGTGGATGCCCTTTTTGGCACCGGCCTAAAGGGACCTCTGGAAGGCTTCTATGGCGGCCTGGTGGAGCGGATGAACGCCTCCGGGCTTCCCATCCTGGCCCTGGACCTGCCCTCGGGGCTTCCCTTCTTCCCCCACGTGCGGGCCACGGCCACCGTGGCCTTCGCCGCCTTTAAACCCCCCCATTTCCTCAAGCGAGAGGCCTGTGGGCAACTCTTCCTGGCGGATATCGGCCTACCCAGGTCCCTTTTGCAGCGCGAGGACCTGCCCCAGATCGCCACCCCGGAAGGGCTCCTTCCCCTCCTGCCCAAACGCCCCCTCACGGCCCACAAGGGAAGCGTGGGCCGGGTGGGGATTATGGGGGGTTTTCGGGGCGAGGGGCTTCGCTATGCCGGGGCCCCGGTGCTGGCTGCCTTGGGGGCCTACCGCATGGGGGCGGGGCTGGTGCACCTGGTAGCCCCTGAGGGCACCCCCTTGGAGCCCCTCGAGGCGGTCTTCCACCCCGTGCCCACGCCCTCCCTTCCCTCCATGCGGGTGGAAGCCCTGGCGGTGGGCATGGGCGGGGGACCCTGGGGACGGGAATGGGCCTTAGCGGCCCTGGAGGCCCGGCTCCCCACGGTGCTGGACGCCGACGCCCTGCACCTGGAGGTCCTCGAGGCCTACCGCAAAACCGGTGTACCCACCGTCCTCACCCCCCACGCGGGGGAGGCGGGAAGGCTTCTTGGGGTGCCTGCGGAGGAGGTGGCCGAAGACCCCATAAGGGCCGCCCAGGCCCTGGCGGAACGCACCGGGCTCACCGTGGTCCTCAAAGGGAACCCCACCGTGGTGGCCCAGGGAAGCCGGCTTTCCCTCAACCCCACCGGCAACCCCGCCCTGGCCACCGGGGGAACGGGGGATGTGCTCTCCGGAGCCATCGCCGCCCTTTTGGCGGCAGGCCTGGCTCCTTTTGACGCCGCCCGGCTTGGGGTCTACCTCCACGGCCTGGCGGGGGACCTCCTGGCGGAGGAAAAAGGCGTTGGCCTCCTGGCCCGGGAGGTGGCCGAGGCCCTGCCCCGGGCACGGACGGCCCTAGCCTCAGGCCACAGCACCCTGCCCCTCATCTAG